The following are encoded together in the bacterium genome:
- a CDS encoding ABC transporter ATP-binding protein: MNAITVTDLWKQYKLGQLHNQHTMLREAIINAVRRRSADQAAESFYALSGVNFAVAENEIVGIIGRNGAGKSTLLKVLSRITYPTRGSIEVRGKLSSMLEVGTGFHEELTGRENIYLNGSIMGMSKKDTDRKLDQIVAFSGVEKFVDTPIKRYSSGMRLRLGFAVAAHLEPDVLLVDEVLAVGDAAFQRKCLQTMDELQRGGRTVLFVSHNMAAIESLCTRVIWIDGGKVVDDGEPREVIGRYMETFATASQGQADLEAIESRGGTGQARVTGFEILDADGDLKNIVRSGDAMTMRVHFRVHETIADLHVGVNVTNDLGALVSGINNWMAGDAITNIAPGRYAMDLDVDLFNPMPGRYHISLWLKTAGQTYDSLENCVTLDVDTSDWYGTGRGIDSRFGQVFLPARWRAPRKLPETTGA; the protein is encoded by the coding sequence ATGAACGCGATCACGGTAACGGATCTCTGGAAGCAGTACAAGCTCGGTCAGCTGCACAACCAGCACACGATGCTGCGCGAGGCGATCATCAACGCCGTGCGCCGGCGCAGCGCCGACCAGGCGGCCGAGAGCTTCTACGCCCTGAGCGGCGTGAACTTCGCCGTGGCCGAGAACGAGATCGTCGGCATCATCGGGCGCAACGGGGCCGGCAAGAGCACCCTGCTGAAGGTCCTCTCCCGCATCACCTACCCGACCCGCGGCTCCATCGAGGTGCGGGGCAAGCTCTCCTCGATGCTCGAGGTCGGCACCGGCTTCCACGAGGAGCTGACCGGCCGCGAGAACATCTACCTCAACGGCTCGATCATGGGCATGTCCAAGAAGGACACCGACCGCAAGCTCGACCAGATCGTGGCCTTCTCGGGTGTCGAGAAGTTCGTCGACACGCCCATCAAGCGCTATTCGTCGGGCATGCGCCTGCGCCTGGGCTTCGCGGTGGCGGCGCACCTCGAGCCCGACGTGCTGCTCGTGGACGAGGTGCTCGCCGTGGGGGACGCCGCCTTCCAGCGCAAGTGCCTGCAGACCATGGACGAGCTGCAGCGGGGCGGCCGCACCGTGCTCTTCGTCTCGCACAACATGGCGGCCATCGAGTCGCTCTGCACGCGGGTGATCTGGATCGACGGGGGCAAGGTCGTCGACGACGGCGAACCGCGCGAGGTGATCGGCCGCTACATGGAGACCTTCGCCACGGCCAGCCAGGGCCAGGCCGACCTCGAGGCCATCGAGTCGCGGGGGGGCACGGGTCAGGCCCGCGTCACCGGCTTCGAGATCCTCGACGCCGACGGCGACCTGAAGAACATCGTGCGCAGCGGCGACGCCATGACCATGCGGGTCCACTTCCGGGTCCACGAGACCATCGCCGACCTGCACGTGGGCGTCAACGTGACCAACGATCTCGGGGCGCTCGTCAGCGGGATCAACAACTGGATGGCCGGCGACGCCATCACCAACATCGCGCCGGGCCGCTACGCCATGGACCTCGACGTCGACCTCTTCAACCCCATGCCGGGGCGCTACCACATCTCCCTGTGGCTGAAGACGGCGGGCCAGACCTACGACTCGCTGGAGAACTGCGTCACCCTGGACGTGGACACGTCCGACTGGTACGGCACGGGGCGGGGCATCGACAGCCGCTTCGGCCAGGTCTTCCTGCCGGCCCGCTGGCGGGCGCCGCGCAAGCTGCCCGAGACCACGGGCGCCTAG